A window of the Lactuca sativa cultivar Salinas chromosome 5, Lsat_Salinas_v11, whole genome shotgun sequence genome harbors these coding sequences:
- the LOC111906163 gene encoding RING-H2 finger protein ATL13 translates to MGQKILVSKYERPYYYNRPPLSPLPPPPPATANHISHGFNLNDKVSPSVLLIIIIFAMIFFVSGLLHLLVRFLMRPTNRDPDEFDNVTALQGQLQQLFHLHDSGVDQSFIDTLPVFSYKSIIGVKDPFDCAVCLCEFEGEDKLRLLPECSHAFHMYCIDTWLLSHSTCPLCRGSLLSDFTPTSCSPVVLLLESGSEISRETANSDQPNPSSIQRVNSHLSNPEFEFDKGEMVKEDENKEKVVTIKLGKFKNVDGGGGGEGGSDKQTIDGRRCFSMGSFEYVMDDNSSLQVSIRAQTKKLASKKSSLPITPSHRVAMSECGGDSRREFREIDVLGGGGGATGRSKRESFSVSKIWLRGKKEKSNPTVAAAIGTSSRGGFSFRFPVHRNDMKANSRANSELDIESWENAQEFQTCRWSDNVDSPPQEASNPPSFARRSLLWLMGRQQVNVVHSSCSTNV, encoded by the coding sequence ATGGGTCAGAAAATCTTAGTTTCCAAGTACGAAAGACCTTACTATTACAACCGGCCACCTCTCTCGCCACTGCCACCGCCACCTCCAGCCACCGCCAATCACATATCACACGGTTTCAATCTAAACGATAAGGTGAGTCCAAGTGTTCTACTCATCATCATAATCTTTGCCATGATTTTCTTCGTTTCTGGGTTGCTTCATCTGCTCGTTAGATTCCTTATGAGGCCTACTAATAGGGACCCAGATGAGTTTGATAATGTGACTGCCCTTCAAGGCCAGTTACAACAACTGTTTCATCTCCACGACTCCGGCGTTGACCAGTCTTTCATTGATACGCTACCTGTTTTTAGTTACAAATCAATTATCGGTGTGAAAGACCCTTTCGATTGTGCTGTTTGTTTATGTGAGTTTGAAGGTGAAGATAAGCTAAGATTATTGCCTGAATGTAGCCATGCTTTTCATATGTATTGCATTGATACATGGCTCTTGTCGCACTCCACTTGTCCACTTTGTCGAGGTAGTTTGCTTTCTGATTTCACTCCAACCTCCTGTTCGCCAGTTGTGCTTCTTCTTGAATCCGGTAGCGAGATTTCTAGAGAGACAGCTAATTCTGATCAGCCAAATCCTTCATCAATCCAAAGAGTGAATTCCCATTTGAGCAATCCGGAGTTTGAATTTGATAAGGGCGAAATGGTaaaagaagatgagaacaaggagaaagtCGTTACTATTAAGCTTGGAAAGTTCAAGAACgtggatggtggtggtggaggtgaggGTGGTAGTGACAAGCAAACGATTGATGGTAGGAGGTGTTTCTCAATGGGGTCTTTTGAATATGTGATGGATGATAATTCATCTTTACAAGTGTCTATAAGGGCACAAACCAAGAAACTAGCCAGCAAAAAGTCTTCTCTTCCGATCACACCATCCCACCGGGTGGCTATGTCAGAATGCGGTGGCGATTCAAGAAGAGAATTCAGAGAAATCGACGTtcttggtggcggtggtggtgcaACTGGGAGGAGCaagagggagagcttttcagtgtCAAAGATTTGGCTTAGAGGGAAGAAGGAGAAGTCTAATCCAACGGTGGCTGCCGCCATTGGGACGTCATCAAGAGGGGGTTTCTCATTCCGTTTTCCGGTACACCGGAATGATATGAAGGCAAACAGCAGGGCTAATTCGGAACTGGATATTGAAAGTTGGGAGAATGCTCAAGAGTTTCAGACTTGTCGATGGTCGGATAATGTGGATTCACCACCCCAAGAAGCATCAAATCCACCGTCTTTTGCAAGGAGGAGTTTACTTTGGCTTATGGGTAGGCAGCAAGTCAACGTTGTTCATTCATCTTGCTCAACAAATGTTTAA